TTAAAGTTAGGATAAAGATACCCATAACCAATTCGGCCTAGAGTAAACCCTCCACCATGAACATCACCGGTAGCACCTACACCAAAGAGGGTTTGATCAGTTAAGATATTTTTACCCATAAAAACATCTAGTGTCCGCCCCATCAAAATTTGACCAAACTGACCATCAATAGTGAAGTACGCTTCTCGAAACTCTAAATTTCCGCCAAACCCTGTAGTTTCACTACTATTTACCAGCCCTTGGCTTGGCATTCCAGGGCCGCCATTATAACCCCTGTTTTGTGTATTAGAATTATTTACTTCTCCTGCAAAACTAATTCTTCCACCAATATCTAACCCATTCCAAGTAGGTGCTTTTACATTAAAACCAAATAGAGAAGGCATTAATCCACTACGAAACCTACTTTGATGCTCCGCAATAGGACTCATATTCATATTACCACCAATTACATTGTCTGGACGACCGCTTGGATCGCTCCAAACATAGAATTGGTTGATATTACCATCAAAACTAACTTCCCAACCATTGTCTCCTCCAACTACTACAATCGCACCCACAGGAAGAGAAAAACCCATTGCTGCTGCAATAGCTACAGCTAATTTGGTGTTTTTAAAATTCTTCATTCCATACTCCATGATTTTGTATGCCGTAAATTACACTGGCATAATATCTCCAAAATTCTACCTAAAACTTCTTTTTATATATAAAAAAAAAGAGATTACTCTATAGATTAAACTAGGACAATATTTATTTAAACTAGTTCTTTTATATTTATATCAGATAATTATATAGAAATTTAAGAAATTCCTTTAACTTAGTTAAAGATCTAATTGTGTAATTTTATTATATATATCTTAATTCATAAAATAGTTTTTCACAAAAAAACTAGCTTAAGTAAAAAATACGATTAAATAATACCTATTATCGGCGTACTTTAAAAAAAGCAGTCAAAACTGATCCACAAAGATCTGCTAAAACCCCTCCTCGAATCTCTATGCTATGATTAAATAATCCTGTTGGAAATATATTAATAACTGTTCCTGCTGCCCCGCTTTTAGGATCAAAGGCACCAAACACAATTCTTTTAACTCGAGCCTGAATAGCAGCTCCAGCACACATGCTACAGGGTTCTAAGGTGGTATAAAGGGTACTGTTAATTAAGCGATAATTTTTAAGATTATTTCCACCAGCTCGAATAGCTTGTATTTCTGCATGTGCTGTAGGATCATTAGTAGTAATTGGGCAATTCCAGCCCTCTCCTAAAATTTCACCATCTTTTACCAGCACAGCCCCAATAGGAACCTCTCCTATTTCTTTAGCATATCTTGCGAGTACTAAAGCGTAGTTCATCCATTTAATATCTATATCTTCCGTACTTTCTATATTTTATTCTCCTATTCTATTGTAATTAAAACAAAAACCCTACTTAAACAATTTATAATTTATCGAAAAATTTTGTTTTGGCACGAAGATGATTAATCTTGCTCTCACGCTCTATCCACTGAAAGACAGATATAGCTTTTTCTCTTATGCTCTGCATCGTATCATTAGCTATAATCAGGCCCTCAATTGCAAGATATAGGGCTTCGCCCTTTGTAGATTTCAACATTTCATAGAAATCGTCCACACTATGCTTGTCAATAGATTCAAACACTTCTTTACTGCATTTTTTGCTTCGAGCAATATCAGTCAAAACATCTTGTAATTTCAGATCATCGCAAAACTCAGCTGCCTTCTTCGCAAAAGCCTCTGCTACATCTGGATCTGGATCCTTCATGGAAGCTCCAGACAACCAAAATTCTTTTCCGTCATTTCTTTTTTCTATATAACCTTGAATTAAGCTCTTAACATCCCCCTTATAGCCTAAAAGTTTCAATGCCTCTATCGATCCAGAAAGATCACTAGGACTAATGACTGCAGCGCAGTCCAAAATAGACTTTTTTAATTTTGTAGTAAACTCATCAGCATTATCATCGAAGGAGTCATGATAAATTTTCCATATCTCCTTGAAGGAAGTATATTGATCATCCAAAGATAATTGCTGAAAGAGAGTTTGAGCTTTTTCCTTAATTTTCGCTTCATCATAAACTCCGGTACGAATACTATCAAAAATAGCTATATCTAATGCATTAGGGCCATGATACTCATATTCTTTAAGCAACCTAGACCATCGAATCTTTCTTGGGTTTTTTTCCTTGGTACCTCTAGATAAGAGGCTATATACCTCAGATGGTTGATTCAAAATATACTTAACTGAAGGAGCATCTCTGGGCTGATATAAAGCAAATCCGTAAAGACAAGCGCTATGAATTGCCCGCTTCAGAATACGTTTATCATAACCATCAAGTATTTTTTCAAGCCTATCTACTATACGAAGCAATTTAAAGATCGTACGGATATTTGAAATTTCTAATTTAACTACACATTCCTTAACCCATTCGTGTGATGCTATTGCCGTATCTGAAATCGCTATTTCAGCTGCTTCTTGGGCTGTAGGTGAAAAAACGAGATTAATGTCAATTACTTTTTCAAGCTGATTTTTAAAGTCTTTGGTATTTTGGCCTTCCAACACTTCACTATTCAGTAAAAGCACGACTTTGCATCGTCTCTCTTCTTTAAGAAAAGAAATCAGACCTAGTACATCTTTAAGTGCAAGATTTTCACTCATTCGCTCAAGATCATCAAAACATACTATTTGATCTTGTACACTCAGAAACCCTAATTCCACCAAGCTACTATAGTCTGCGATGAGCGGTATTTTAATCGGTGTTTTGCGAGTTACTGCTCCAACCCATTCTCGCCATTTTGATACAAGGAAGGGCAATTTTTTTAAAATACCGCTAGTGGTCGCTTCAAACGGCTCTGTATTCTTAAAGGCAGTAGACCCCTTGGTATTCTCGAAAAGCGAACGCCGTACATCCCCCAAGCTTTCGAGTCCGAAAAGCGATACATAAGCGTATTTAGAGGGACTCACATTTTCATTTTTAAATGCTTCAATAAGGAGCGTTTTCCAAGTGTGAGTTTTACCAGTGCCCCACTTACCGTTTAAGCAAAGAGCTAGCCTATCTTCCTCTGTGAGAAAGTAGCGAATTTCGCTCTTGATCATTTCAATACTCATTTTTATCACCTTCTTATTCTTTCTATTTTGCTGAATGCTACAAGATATTCTGCTCTTCCTGTTCTTTGCTTTGATATCGAGCTATAGCTTCGGCCACGATTTCTCCATATCACAGTTCGTACTGCTCTTGAGCGCTAGTAGTAGAGATGAACACCGATAAATCAGCACCTAGGTCTTCACTATCAAGAAAAGTAGGTTCATGAGAATTTATCAGCTTAACTCCAAGAAAATAGCATTGTTACATACTACTACAACAATAGGTGGCTATCTTAATGAGGTATGAAACAGAAAAGGAATTTACAATATTGCTTGCTAAACAAGAACCTACAGTTTTATGCCATCAGATCCCTGGTCGTGTCAGACGTGTAATCACTCCCACTCAATAGTAGCTGGTGGTTTACCTGAAATATCATAAACCACTCGGGAAATTTTAGGTATTTCATTAATAATTCGGTTAGAGATATAAGAAAGTAATTCGTAAGGTAGATGTACCCAGTGAGCAGTCATAAAATCGATACTCTCTATTGCTCGTAGTGCAATTACAAATTCATAACTACGCTCATCTCCTACTACACCAACAGATTTTATAGGTAAAAATACTGCAAAGGCTTGGCTCGTTTTATAGTACCAATCATGAGCACGCAATTCTTCAATGAAAATTGCATCTGCACAGCGAAGCAAATCTGCATATTCTTTTTTTATTTCTCCAAGAATACGTACGCCTAAACCTGGTCCTGGAAAAGGATGGCGGTGTACAAGTTCAAACGGTAGCCCTAATTTAGTACCAAGGTTACGCACTTCATCCTTAAATAGCTCTCGTAGAGGTTCAAGTAGCTTTAAATTTAATTTTTCAGGTAATCCACCTACATTATGATGGGATTTTATAGTTTGTGTTTTTCCTGTCTTGGTACCTGCTGATTCAATGACATCAGGATAAATCGTTCCTTGAGCAAGCCATGTTATATTTTTTAATTTTCTTGCTTCTTCTTCAAAAATCTCAATGAATATATGACCAATAATTTTACGTTTTTCTTCTGGATCACTAACACCTGATAGTGCTTCTAAAAAGCGTTGCTTTGCATTAACAAGAATTACTTGAATGCCAAAATGCTCTACAAAGGTAGTCATTACCTGCTCGACTTCTCCTAAACGAAGTAATCCATTATCTACAAAAACACAGATAAGTTGATTACCTATTGCTTGGTGTAACAATGCAGCAACAACCGAAGAGTCAACGCCTCCAGACAAAGCAAGTAATACTTTATCAGCACCTACTTGATTTTTTATTTGTATGATTTTATCTTCAACAATTTTTTGAGGAGTCCACTGGAATTCACATTTGCAAATATTCTGGATAAATCCCTTTAGAATATTTGTTCCTTGAGGAGTATGAGTGACTTCCGGGTGAAATTGAAGACCATAAAATTGTCGTTTTTCATCTGCCATCCCTGCAATAGGACTATTATTTGTAGAAGCAATTTTTGTAAACCCCGCAGGTAATTTAGTGACTCGATCCCCATGGCTCATCCAAACATCTAATAAAAACTCTTCATGAGTATTTTTGTCTTTTACTTCTATGAATAGTGGAGAAGGGTATGCACAAACTTGTGCGTAGCCATATTCCCGGTGAGTGGCAAGCTCTACTTTTCCGCCTAATTGGGCTGCCATTGTTTGCATGCCATAGCAAATACCAAGGATAGGTATACCCATAGAAAATATTAATTCAGAAACTTGAGGTGCATATTCTCCTCGTACTGAATCTGGCCCTCCAGAGAGAATAATTCCTTTAGGTGTAAGTGATATTAGTATTTCATCCTTAATATGATAAGGATATATCTCGCAATATACCCCTATTTCTCTAATACGACGGGCAATCAGCTGGGTATATTGCGAACCAAAGTCAAGAATTAAAATAGAGTGATTATAAGAGAGACTCACTAACTAGTCCCTATGATAGTTAGGTGCTTCTTTAGTAATTGTTACATCGTGAACATGACCTTCCCTAACGCCTGCCGCTGTAATACGTACAAAATTTGTTTTAGTACGCATTGCTTCAATATTGGCACAGCCAGTATAACCCATACTAGAGCGTAATCCACCAATAAGCTGGTGAACTACAGGTGCTAAATTACCTTTATAGGGAACACGACCTTCAATCCCTTCAGGAACTAATTTATCAGATCCTTCTTTATGATCCTGAAAGTAGCGATCGCTTGACCCCTGTTGCATTGCCCCTAGTGATCCCATTCCTCGATAAGCTTTATAAGCTCGACCTTGATAAAGCTCTACTTCCCCCGGTGCCTCTTCAGTACCAGCAAACATGCCGCCTACCATTACTGTATGAGCACCTGCAGCAATCGCTTTAGCAAAATCCCCTGAATAGCGAACTCCTCCATCTGCAATAAATGGGACATCACTACCTTTTAGTGCTTCAGCAACATTGGTAATGGCAGTGACTTGAGGTACTCCTATACCAGTTACAACTCGAGTAGTACAGATAGATCCTGGACCAATACCCACTTTTACACCATCAGCACCTGCTTCTATAAGTGCTTTAGCTGCTTCTCCAGTTGCGATATTGCCGCCAATCACTTGAATATTAGAATAAGTTGACTTAATCCATTTTATCTGGTCAAGCACTCCTTTAGAATGACCATGGGCAGTATCTACTACCAATACATCTACTTCAGCTTCAATCAGTGAATTAATGCGATCCTTGCTTCCTTCTCCAATACCTACTGCTGCTCCTACCCGTAATCGTCCATATTCATCTTTGCAAGCTAAAGGATACTCAGTTGCTTTTTGAATATCTTTAACCGTAATTAATCCTTTTAGTTTAAATTGATCATTAACAACCAATATTTTTTCAATACGATTTTTATGTAAAAGGTTAACCGCCTCTTCCCGATTAGCTTCTTCTGAGATGGTCACTAACCGTGATTTTGGAGTCATAATATTAGATACAGGGCTATCAAAACGGGTTTCAAACCGTAGATCCCTACTAGTAACAATACCTACTAATTGTTCTTTTTCGACTACAGGTACGCCAGAAATTCGATGGGATCGAGTAATTGCAAGCACTTCTCCAATGCTTGTTTCTGGTGTTACAGTAATAGGCTCACTAATAATACCGCTTTCAAATTTCTTTACTTTTCGTACTTCATTAGCTTGGTTTCTTATACTCATATTTTTATGAATAATGCCTATCCCACCTTCTTGAGCTAGACTAATGGCCAGTTTAGATTCAGTTACTGTATCCATAGCTGCTGAGACAATAGGAATATTTAGTGTAATTGTACGACTAAGACGAGTCGTCAGAACGGCCTCTTTTGGTAAAATCTGCGAGTATGCTGGGAGCAGTAGAACATCGTCAAAAGTTAAAGCTTCTTGAATGATACGCATAAAGAAGTTAGTAAATAAAATTTTTAATCTAAATTATACAGATTTTTCTCCATGGTAATATAGTCCAACTATGGAGAACTTCTCTAGTTTAGAATTTGCTTACTATCAAGCTCTAAGCGAATTTCAGTTTATAGTTGAATATCTAGGGCGATAGGATCATGGGACCTTATAGTAAGATTTTGAGAAATTAAAATTAGCTCTTGTCTATTCTTTAGGCAACACAAATAACTCCTATCTGCATTGCCTAGTTCCATATTAAAGTGGTATTTCTCAGAAATATCAGCACCAATTTACCTAGTCTTTATACAGAAATCTAGGGCTTATCAATAGATAATCATCATAAATAAAATACAAAAAACAAAGTCTTTAATATTTTAATTATATCCTGCCGAGATAGTTCTTTAGAAAATTTATGACTATTTAATAAAAGAACGCTAGCCTATCAAATTTGTAATCGTACAACACCTATTATGTGCAGTATAGGCCACCAATTTATATCTTAGGTAAATTAATTAAGATTTTTACTTAAGACCTTATTCTACATAGATCTTCTAGAAAGCCCCATCTACTTGTTTCTAACAAAATAAAGATAAATTTTTTATAAAAAAATATGCAAATGATATTAATTTTCATTTATACTAATGGATAGATGTTTTCATAACTTAATAAAAATATTTAAGCGTAGTTCATTTTATGAAGAATACAAATATATTTTCATCTCAATTAAAAATACCTAACTCAATCATATTACTTACATTCTTATCGAGTATCTCTTTTGCTCAAGGGGCAGAAAAAATTAAAGAAGAAAAGAGTGAAGAAACCAAAAAACTAGATCCAATACAAGTACAAAGTGCTAAAGGAGAAAGTACCTATTTTCTTCCCAATACCAGTAGTGCTATGCGTACAGACACTCCTCTTAAAGACACCCCCCAAAGTGTTTACGTGTTGCCTAAAGAATTACTCCGAGATCAAAACGTACAATCTATCGGAGATGCCATGCGCAATGTCCCAGGGGTTACCGTAAATTTGGGAGAAGGTAATCGAGATGAAGTTGTAATTCGAGGGATCGATACTAAATTTGATTTTTTTGTCAATGGACTACGTGATGATTCCGAATATTTTCGTGATCCCTACAACATAGAGCATCTAGATGTGCTCAAAGGATCATCAGGAATGATTTTTGGTCGAGGTAATGGAGGAGGTGTCGTAAACTTAGTCACTAAGCAACCTACCTTAACTCCTCATTATAGTATCAACTTAAACGGTGGTTATTGGGATCACAAACGAGCTACTGTAGACTTTGGTGGACCTATTCCTGGAGATGTAGCCAGTTACCGTTTAAATGCCATGGTAGAGGACTCTGGTGGTTTTCGGGATTTTTTCTATCTCCATCGCTATGGGGTAGATCCAGAGGTTACCTTTCAAATTGATCCCAACACTAAGCTGACTATTGGAGGACAGCACCTCAATGATAACCGATTAGCTGATCGAGGGATTGCCTCTCAGAATGGTCGTCCTGCAGATGTACCGATTGAAACATTCTTTGGTTCACCTACCCAAAATTTTTCTTATCAGAATGTGGAAGAAGCTCATGGAATATTTGAGCATACCTTCGATGATTCCTTAAAAATTCAAAACTCTTTCCGGTTTATTCAAACGGTACATAATTATCAAAATTTATATCCAGGCAGTGCAGTTTCAAGTGCAGGTACTGTCGATCTTTCAGGCTATCACCATGATAATACTCGAGATAATTTTTTTAACCGTACAGATATTATCTATAAAGTAGATACAGGTTCTATTCACCAAGAGATTATGAGTGGTTTAGTGGTTTCTCATGAAGAAGATAGTGATCTTAAAATTGATGCGAATAAAATTACAGGGGTTTCTATTTTAGATCCAGTTGGGGTGGGTGTTTTTGATAAGGTCAGTAGAAATCGCCATGTTACAGGTACAGATATTGGTGTATACTTGCAAGATCAAATTGCTTTTAATGAACATTGGAAGTTGGTGGCTGGGGCTCGCTATGATTGGTTTAAAGTAGTAGGTGATGATTTCTTAGGTGGTCCACATACCGAACGCGTTGATAATACTTTTAGTCCTCGAGCAGGGTTAATTTATGAACCTACTAGCTTTGCTTCATTTTACGCCAGCTATGCTAAAACCTATACTCCTCAAGGAGCTAACCTCGCTCTTTCTCTAAAAGATGCTTCAAATGCAGCTCTTGCTCCTCTTGTTTCCACTAACTATGAGATAGGGACTAAGTTTGTCATTCTTAAAGACAAACTTTCTGTCAATTCTGCCTTCTTCCGTCTTGACCTAGATAATGTAAATAGCCCAGATCCTAATGATCCTTCCATTCTAGTTCAACTAGGTTCCCAAAGAAATGAAGGCTTTGAAGTCAGTGCTACTGGTGAAATTTTCCCCGGATTGCAAATTGTTGGTGGTTATACTCGTTTAAGTGCCCATCTTTTAACGGCTACCACCAGTGGTAATGCTGGGGCTACCGTTGGATTAGTGCCACAGGATCAATTTAATTTTTGGAGTACCTATGCTTTCACGCCTCACGTTGGCATGAGCGCAGGAGTAAATGCTCAATCGAGTATGTATACTTCCTTTAGTGATAAAGTACTTCTTCCCGGATATGTGCTGCCTCGAGCAATGATCTATTACACCGATTTAAATTATCGAATCTCATTGAATTTTGACAACATATCCAATACAGTCTATTACCCTACTGCTGCTGGCGATAATCAGATTATGCCAGGGGCACCATTTAATGTAATGGCAAATTTTACTGCTACCTTCTAACACTGCATCACGTTTACTCCCTCTTGCTAGGCAGAGAAATTATTATTTCTCTGCCCTTTTTTTTTAAATAAAAATATTATCTAATTTACCTTGATAATGATAATTGTTATTACTATATTTAAAGTGTAGCAGTAAAATTTACTACTACACTCTAAACACTGCATCACTTTTACTCCCTCTCTCTAGGCAGAGAAATAATATTTTCTCTGCTCTTTTTTTTTAAATAAAAAAAATTATCTAATTTACCTTGATAATGATAATTGTTATTACTATTTTTAAATAGCTTTTTTAAAATTAAAGTTAAAAGGGGATAGTGATATGCAAAAAACCTCGATGGTATTTGCCATCATAATATTATTAGCAATAGCTCCAGTTCAAGGAGCAGAAAAAGAGAAGGGAGAAAAAACTAAAGAAAATACAACTGATGAAGAAACTAAAAAATTAGAACCCGTTACGGTCATGGGTAGAAAACTCTCCCCCTATAGAGTGGATACCAACACCGCACTGGGAACCGACACCCCAGTACTGGATACCCCTTTTTCTATTACTCCAATCCCCAGACAAGTTCTCAATGATCAAGCCGCCCAATCCCTAGAGGATGCAGTCCGTAATACTCCCGGGGTTTCAATCAATCTAGGTGAAGGTAATCGAGACCAGCTTATTATTCGCGGTGTCAGCACTAATTCCGCTTTTTTCATGAATAATATGCGAGATGATGCTGAGTACTTTCGACCGCTCTATAATGTAGATCATATCGATATCCTAAAAGGACCGTCGGCAAGTCGGTTCGGCCGAGGAAACGCCAGCGGTATCGTCAATTTTGTGACCAAACAAGCAGAACGTCGAGAAATACGCCATATTATGGTAGAAGGTGGCGGCGGCAATAATGCATCTCCCTGGGGCCATTTCCGAAGCCAGCTTGATTTCGGTACTCCTATGGGCGACTCCAGCGCTTTCCGTATTATGGGAATGGGAGAAACTTCAGGAAGCTTTCGTGATTTCTACT
This genomic window from Candidatus Nitrosacidococcus tergens contains:
- the tadA gene encoding tRNA adenosine(34) deaminase TadA gives rise to the protein MNYALVLARYAKEIGEVPIGAVLVKDGEILGEGWNCPITTNDPTAHAEIQAIRAGGNNLKNYRLINSTLYTTLEPCSMCAGAAIQARVKRIVFGAFDPKSGAAGTVINIFPTGLFNHSIEIRGGVLADLCGSVLTAFFKVRR
- the guaA gene encoding glutamine-hydrolyzing GMP synthase, with protein sequence MSLSYNHSILILDFGSQYTQLIARRIREIGVYCEIYPYHIKDEILISLTPKGIILSGGPDSVRGEYAPQVSELIFSMGIPILGICYGMQTMAAQLGGKVELATHREYGYAQVCAYPSPLFIEVKDKNTHEEFLLDVWMSHGDRVTKLPAGFTKIASTNNSPIAGMADEKRQFYGLQFHPEVTHTPQGTNILKGFIQNICKCEFQWTPQKIVEDKIIQIKNQVGADKVLLALSGGVDSSVVAALLHQAIGNQLICVFVDNGLLRLGEVEQVMTTFVEHFGIQVILVNAKQRFLEALSGVSDPEEKRKIIGHIFIEIFEEEARKLKNITWLAQGTIYPDVIESAGTKTGKTQTIKSHHNVGGLPEKLNLKLLEPLRELFKDEVRNLGTKLGLPFELVHRHPFPGPGLGVRILGEIKKEYADLLRCADAIFIEELRAHDWYYKTSQAFAVFLPIKSVGVVGDERSYEFVIALRAIESIDFMTAHWVHLPYELLSYISNRIINEIPKISRVVYDISGKPPATIEWE
- the guaB gene encoding IMP dehydrogenase, which gives rise to MRIIQEALTFDDVLLLPAYSQILPKEAVLTTRLSRTITLNIPIVSAAMDTVTESKLAISLAQEGGIGIIHKNMSIRNQANEVRKVKKFESGIISEPITVTPETSIGEVLAITRSHRISGVPVVEKEQLVGIVTSRDLRFETRFDSPVSNIMTPKSRLVTISEEANREEAVNLLHKNRIEKILVVNDQFKLKGLITVKDIQKATEYPLACKDEYGRLRVGAAVGIGEGSKDRINSLIEAEVDVLVVDTAHGHSKGVLDQIKWIKSTYSNIQVIGGNIATGEAAKALIEAGADGVKVGIGPGSICTTRVVTGIGVPQVTAITNVAEALKGSDVPFIADGGVRYSGDFAKAIAAGAHTVMVGGMFAGTEEAPGEVELYQGRAYKAYRGMGSLGAMQQGSSDRYFQDHKEGSDKLVPEGIEGRVPYKGNLAPVVHQLIGGLRSSMGYTGCANIEAMRTKTNFVRITAAGVREGHVHDVTITKEAPNYHRD
- a CDS encoding TonB-dependent receptor — protein: MKNTNIFSSQLKIPNSIILLTFLSSISFAQGAEKIKEEKSEETKKLDPIQVQSAKGESTYFLPNTSSAMRTDTPLKDTPQSVYVLPKELLRDQNVQSIGDAMRNVPGVTVNLGEGNRDEVVIRGIDTKFDFFVNGLRDDSEYFRDPYNIEHLDVLKGSSGMIFGRGNGGGVVNLVTKQPTLTPHYSINLNGGYWDHKRATVDFGGPIPGDVASYRLNAMVEDSGGFRDFFYLHRYGVDPEVTFQIDPNTKLTIGGQHLNDNRLADRGIASQNGRPADVPIETFFGSPTQNFSYQNVEEAHGIFEHTFDDSLKIQNSFRFIQTVHNYQNLYPGSAVSSAGTVDLSGYHHDNTRDNFFNRTDIIYKVDTGSIHQEIMSGLVVSHEEDSDLKIDANKITGVSILDPVGVGVFDKVSRNRHVTGTDIGVYLQDQIAFNEHWKLVAGARYDWFKVVGDDFLGGPHTERVDNTFSPRAGLIYEPTSFASFYASYAKTYTPQGANLALSLKDASNAALAPLVSTNYEIGTKFVILKDKLSVNSAFFRLDLDNVNSPDPNDPSILVQLGSQRNEGFEVSATGEIFPGLQIVGGYTRLSAHLLTATTSGNAGATVGLVPQDQFNFWSTYAFTPHVGMSAGVNAQSSMYTSFSDKVLLPGYVLPRAMIYYTDLNYRISLNFDNISNTVYYPTAAGDNQIMPGAPFNVMANFTATF